Genomic window (Bombyx mori chromosome 9, ASM3026992v2):
GCCTAAACTAGTATTGGATTATGTATTTGCATACATATGCATTTGCATACATTGCATTTGTCTCTGATTATGCTCGATCGAACGACTTTTACGCTACAATAAGAGggtaatttagtaaaatttggAAACCAGTGACTAAATGTTAACTTTAGGCCCAAAGAATACCTGTTGTCACCTATGTGTTTCTCTTTATCTTTCGATTACCAAAAACTTTATTAAGATACAATATTGATTAGGTACATATAGTCACTCCCTTCCAAGCTTGTCCATTTCAAAAATCAACAAGATCATATTCTATAAAACTCTCAACCCATTAAACAATCCAGCGGCCACAACTTGTCTTGTTGTTAAATGAAATGGCCCGTCTATAAATATCATATAATCTAATGTAAACAGATCGTGTCCACATGCCAGATCATTGATTTCTTGACTTCTCAACgctttttgaattattttacaatatagTAATGATGACGGTAACATCTAGAGCAATTCTCCTAATTTCTTTCGCTTGGAATATGTTTCGAACTATCTGTAAAACTAGAATTGTTGATTATCCGATTTTGCCGGAGACCGATCctgtattttattagtattttttttattgcctagataggcagtaatttttttattgcctagataggtAGTAGgatagctcacagcccacctggtgttaagtgattactggagccctagacatttacaacgcaaatgcgccacccaccttgagaagttctaaggtattagtatagttacaacggctgccccgcccttcaaaccgaaacgcattacggcagaaataggcagtgatgtagtacctacccgtgcggacacacaagacgtcttatcaccagtaaatacgcaaattataattttgcattttTGGAATATGCATTCAATAAAGGTGACAAATTAGTTCTGGTAGTACAATACTAGTGTTATTATTGTGCATCACTAGTTGTTTTGTACCATCCCCTATTCTTACATTATGGTAATTATGGTATTAGGATAAGACATCCTTCTTGCGGCTTAATTGGGATTTGGTAAAATATCTCATATTAGGCTACTACAAACACGATGTAaggtcattccgatagaggcacccgtcacgtgcggacgtgctcatcgtccactcgatcgcccggtctttgttcgcccggcttttgttagcccggccattgttcgcgcggcctgtgttcgtgatacatctgccgaccaagtgtgtttcctggaagcttttatttgttttgttttagttatttttgtgttcgtggaacatttgccgacaaagtggtttcctgcaagtatttatttgttttgtttcttttcgtaatttctgttttgttgtgctttttctttgtcctgtagtaatcgcgccgcattgccaccgtgttcaatagaaccgctcaggtccgagaagttggggcctcgccgcaaggcgagtgttttcaagacccggggccgccccacctgggtactcagcgatcatggacgctgtattcgcggaattcctccgacttcgccacccacagctcgcctcggagtttctggccttcaaggccaatcacactgcgagccctctcgaggactccgccgcgctcgctgctcctgcgtcgcctgtacctgcgtgcagagcttctgcattgagcaccgcagcctctgtcgtgcctgccgctcccgtgtcgcctatactggcgagaaaagctgctgcgtcgtccgccgtgaccatcgtttcagctgagcgatcatccgcggcctccgtcgcgccctctaaaacacctacacttgctcgtaggtcgcctgcacccgcctcctcgtgctccgactctgactcggacatggaggtcgacctcgcccccgcctcatcgacggatggattcaccctggtacagaagggtaagaagcgtgccgcggagtctcgagctcccgcggccgctaaaattagcaaagccgtgaacgcgtcgcgcccccgccctcagactcccgttgcgcccccagcccgtgccactccgtcgccgcgtccggtggcacaaaataaaacccagacccctcccccggttatccttcaggagaaggcagcttgggatcgagtttgcctggcccttaaggccaaaaatataaatttcacgaatgcccgtaacctcgcgaacggcattcaaattaaggttcaaacacccgacgaccatagggccctctcttcttacctccgtaaggaacgtataagtttccatacttatacgctccaggaggagcgcgaactccgcgttgtaatacgcggaatccctaaagagttagatgtagagctcgtcaaggccgatctgttagaacagggctttccagtgaattctgtgcaccgtatgcacaccggtcgcggtagggagccatataatatggttctagtcaccctccagcctacccccgagggtaagaaaatcttcaacacacagaccgtctgtaggctctccggtatcgccatcgaagccccccataaaaaaggcactcctagccagtgccataactgtcaattgtacgggcactcttcccgtaactgtcacgcgcgcccccgatgtgttaagtgtttgggcgatcacgccacggccctctgcgctcgcgaccaaaaaaccgcgacggaaccgcctagctgcgtcctgtgtcgaacacagggtcaccccgcgaattaccgtggttgcccccgagcccctaaaataaatcgccgcgtcgcccgccaaaaccgcctccgagcttccggcccagacatcaaagcctcggcaccctctgcgtcgcaggctaagccagcgttcgttccggcggcggtgcccagtgtctcggcctgggcaaaaccgctgccgtacacgaacacggctacaactccctcctccgcgattcgtcccgcccccgcgactcgtccctctcccgcgacttgccctccgaccgcgtccgaaaatctcgctttagcgatcgacttctttcagtcgatcaactttgagcgcgttaacgctttgggcgacgccattcgcgctgcctccactgcacaacactttatcgccgttgtgcaggaatacgccgacgtatacgcgtcattaaatacgtacgtcctcccctcactccgccggtaatcaatggcgtatataagtagaataaagcccctatccgtaacgataggattttttaacgcttacggtctcgcaaatcaacgtgatcaggtttctgactttttgcgtgaccatcaaattgatatctttttagtgcaggagaccctacttaagcccgcgcgccgtgaccctaaaatcgcgaactataacatggtcaggaacgacaggctctctgcccgtggtggtggtaccgtcatttactatagaagagccctgcattgcgtcccgctcgatcctcccgcgctcgctaatatcgaagcatcagtgtgccgaatctcactgacgggacacgcgccgatcgttatcgcgtccgtttatcttccaccggataagatcgttctaagcagtgatatcgaggcgctgctcggtatggggagctctgtcattctggcgggcgacctaaattgtaaacacatcaggtggaactcacacaccacaaccccgaatggcaggcggcttgacgcgttagtcgatgatctcgccttcgatatcgtcgctccgctaaccccgactcactacccgctaaatatcgcgcatcgcccggatatactcgacatagcgttattaaaaaacgtaactctgcgcttacactcgatcgaagtagtttcagagttagattcagaccaccgtcccgtcgttatgaagctcggtcgcgctcccgattccgttcccgtcacgaggactgtggtggattggcacacgctgggcatcagcctggctgaatctgatccaccatcgctcccgtttaacccggactctatcccgtctcctcaggataccgctgaagccatagacatcttaacgtcacacatcacctcgacattagataggtcatcgaaacaagttgtagcggaggacttccttcaccgcttcaaattgtccgacgatattagggaactccttagagctaagaacgcctcgatacgcgcctacgacaggtatcctacagcgggaaatcgtattcgaatgcgtgccctacaacgcgacgtaaagtctcgcatcgccgaagtccgagatgccagatggtctgatttcttagaaggactcgcgccctcccaaaggtcttactaccgcttagctcgtactctcaaatcggatacggtagtaactatgccccccctcgtaggcccctcaggccgactcgcggcgttcgatgatgacgaaaaagcagagctgctggccgatacattgcaaacccagtgcacgcccagcactcaatccgtggaccctgttcatgtagaattagtagacagtgaggtagaacgcagagcctccttgccaccatcggatgcgttaccaaccgtcaccccgatagaagttaaagacttgatcaaagacctacgtcctcgcaaggctcccggttccgacggtatatctaaccgcgttattaaacttctacccgtccaactcatcgtgatgttggcatctattttcaatgccgctatggcgaactgtatctttcccgcggtgtggaaagaagcggacgttatcggcatacataaacccggtaaaccaaaaaatcatccgacgagctaccgcccgattagcctcctcatgtctctaggcaaactgtatgagcgtctgctctacaaacgcctcagagacttcgtctcatccaagggcattctcatcgatgaacaattcggattccgtacaaatcactcatgcgttcaacaggtgcaccgcctcacggagcacattcttgtggggcttaatcgactaaaaccgttatacacgggagctctcttcttcgacgtcgcaaaagcgttcgacaaagtctggcacaatggtttgattttcaaactattcaacatgggcgtgccggatagtctcgtgctcatcatacgggacttcttgtcgaaccgctcttttcgatatcgagtcgagggaacccgctcctccccacgacctctcacagctggagtcccgcaaggctctgtcctctcacccctcctatttagcttattcgtcaacgatattccccggtcgccgccgacccatttagctttattcgccgacgacacgactgtttactattctagtagaaataagtccctaatcgcgaagaagcttcagagcgcagccctagccctaggacagtggttccgaaaatggcgcatagacatcaacccagcgaaaagtactgcggtgctatttcagaggggaagctccacacggatttcctcccggattaggaggaggaatctcacacccccgattactctctttagacaacccataccctgggccaggaaggtcaagtacctgggcgttaccctggatgcatcgatgacattccgcccgcatataaaatcagtccgtgaccgtgccgcgtttattctcggtagactctaccccatgatctgtaagcggagtaaaatgtcccttcggaacaaggtgacactttacaaaacttgcataaggcccgtcatgacttacgcgagtgtggtgttcgctcacgcggcccgcacacacatagacaccctccaatccctacaatcccgcttttgcaggttagctgtcggggctccgtggttcgtgaggaacgttgacctacacgacgacctgggcctcgaatcaattcggaaatacatgaagtcagcgtcggaacgatacttcgataaggctatgcgtcatgataatcgccttatcgttgccgccgctgactactccccgaatcctgatcatgcaggagccagtcaccgtcgacgccctagacacgtccttacggatccatcagatccaataacctttgcattagatgccttcagctctaatactaggggcaggcttagggaccccggtaaccgtactcgtcgaactcgacaaagaggtcgaagtgcaacctaacccatgcatcagcccgctgagtttctcgccggatcttctcagcgggtcgcgattccgatccggtagtagattcattcgcgaaacaattgctcttgagttgttaggtctccttcggaggcgctcgggcagttgttagcaaatcccacccctcttggctgagcctttgctcgcccacctgtcctggtgaaactggaaaggccttcgggccaccagtaaactttcaatcaaaaaaaaaaaaaaaaaaaaaccatgtaaGGTCTACAGTCTCCGGCTATCACGACATGATGCCCGTGAATCAATTTTGCCATCTACTGCCACACAAAAAAATGCACAATGAAAAACTTTACACAATAGATTGTTAGAAACTAATATAAACTATATAGGACAGAGATCTATTATTAAATGAACAGAAATATCAATTTAATCACTAAAAGAACTGAACTCTcatcaaaatattatataccgaaaatgaaaaaaatatattgaaaaattacttcaagagtgaaatacatatatcaATATAACTTAACCATGAACAATGAAATTCTATTAtttaaccgaaaaaaaaaaatatatctaaaactGACCACAAATGACCGACGAACCagtgaatatgcataaaaaacatACTCAAACATAAAATCCTCTCCTTGTTTCGAGTAGTTAAAACGTACtatatgaaaatgttttaatatccaACGTCTATTAATTTGAATCTTCTTTAGCACCATCAATAGTTAATTGCCTGGAAACCTAAATGCCAAtttagaataatttatttattgcatgcgTTTCGCTTCTTTAATAGGCGTAGTTGTTTCTTGTATTGctcagtattaaataaatatatatacgtaaTAATACCTATGCCTACGTAAGGCAAAACTACTGTCAACAAAACGCAAgtaagcatgttttttttttcaattaagcaCCTCGattatgttttttaaagtaGACGGTAACAATGATGACATTTAAATtttcgatattttatttaaaaaaattgctctaTATTCAACTCTTTGCGCAATCTTCGAGTACTCGGTAACGTAAATATGTAGGAGATGAAAATTTAACATGTGAACACGACTGCGTTGGAATCAGACAAGAATCAGCTACCGTGAACAACTACAATAGGCTAACAAAAGCATTTCGATGCGTCAGTTTCAGAAACCGAAGGCTTGACGACGTTGTCTCTTTCCTTCAATTCAAATGCGTCAGCCTGTAAAAGAAATCGTTGAACACTAAGAATGTCGAtcaatgatgtttttttttattgcttagatgggtggacgagctcacagcccacctggtgttaagtggctactggagcccatagacatctacaacgtaaatgcgccacccaccttgagatataagttctaagatctcagtataggtgcaacggctgccccaaccatcaagccaaaacgcattactgcttcatggcagaaataggcgagttGGTgacacccgtgcggactcacaagaggtcctaccaccagtaaacaaaaggtcctaccatgtATTTGTAGATATAATACTGTATTATAGCATATTTCATTTACCCTCAATTGGAATTACCCTCAAGCGTTTTCCCAGGCGTATACGTACCACAGGCTGCCAATCGCTTCTGTCTATATCATACGTATAAAGAGGAGGGAATCTCTGAGCTCCGCAATGAAATATACGAAACAATACTTTTCaggccgaaacacattactgcttcacggcagaaataggcagggcggtggtacctacccgtgcggactcacaagaggtcctaccaccagtattacaatttatttccaattatattaccaatttatttaaaaagaatgtACCTATAAGTGATCTAAAAGACAACATTTTGTAGAACATTACTTTGCATTTTTCTAACtagcaaaattttcaaattaagcaTTCACGTTAATTCTAAAAGTTTTAGTACACATCTTTATAGAGTGTAATCTAATGTAAAGTGGCTATCGACGTCGCAACGCGAATCCGACCTCAACCTTGAGACAGACTGCCGAAGTCTCATTAGTCAATACAAATATTTTGggtgttccacccttcaaacaaatAGGTTGAACAGTACTAAGCTGTGTGTACTCTAAACGTCCAATCCAATACTAAATGACACAATTTGATGTAAGACTTTTGTACAAATACGCACTTAAATAATCTTACATATAATATTCTCGTGTcgcaatgttagttaccatactcctctgaaacggtttgaccgatttttgtgaaatttgcatatgcatgttcagtaggtctgagaatcggctactatctatttttcatacctctACGTAATAAgggtttatattttataagggttaatat
Coding sequences:
- the LOC101738586 gene encoding nucleic-acid-binding protein from mobile element jockey isoform X1, with product MDAVFAEFLRLRHPQLASEFLAFKANHTASPLEDSAALAAPASPVPACRASALSTAASVVPAAPVSPILARKAAASSAVTIVSAERSSAASVAPSKTPTLARRSPAPASSCSDSDSDMEVDLAPASSTDGFTLVQKGKKRAAESRAPAAAKISKAVNASRPRPQTPVAPPARATPSPRPVAQNKTQTPPPVILQEKAAWDRVCLALKAKNINFTNARNLANGIQIKVQTPDDHRALSSYLRKERISFHTYTLQEERELRVVIRGIPKELDVELVKADLLEQGFPVNSVHRMHTGRGREPYNMVLVTLQPTPEGKKIFNTQTVCRLSGIAIEAPHKKGTPSQCHNCQLYGHSSRNCHARPRCVKCLGDHATALCARDQKTATEPPSCVLCRTQGHPANYRGCPRAPKINRRVARQNRLRASGPDIKASAPSASQAKPAFVPAAVPSVSAWAKPLPYTNTATTPSSAIRPAPATRPSPATCPPTASENLALAIDFFQSINFERVNALGDAIRAASTAQHFIAVVQEYADVYASLNTYVLPSLRR